A window from Flavobacterium sp. 83 encodes these proteins:
- a CDS encoding helix-turn-helix transcriptional regulator produces the protein MEKNKNIENFLKHVSKKSSGWLEKAKWQEENEDWLDVSFSVAVRVASTLSANKKANVYPKSQVELAEAMGCSAQYVNKLLKGQENLQIETICKVQRILNIKLIEVPKAIITQTVQYETVSSWFEKLNIKSPATTITTPYSYEKVEVVGEGNYGLAA, from the coding sequence ATGGAAAAAAATAAAAACATCGAAAACTTTTTGAAACACGTTTCAAAGAAAAGTTCAGGCTGGCTTGAAAAAGCGAAATGGCAAGAGGAAAACGAAGATTGGCTGGATGTTTCTTTTAGCGTTGCTGTTAGAGTAGCCTCTACTTTGAGTGCTAATAAAAAAGCAAATGTATATCCAAAAAGTCAAGTAGAATTAGCGGAAGCTATGGGTTGTTCCGCTCAATATGTAAATAAATTATTGAAAGGGCAAGAGAACTTGCAAATAGAAACCATTTGCAAAGTACAACGCATTTTAAACATCAAATTGATTGAAGTGCCAAAAGCAATAATTACTCAAACAGTCCAGTATGAGACAGTGAGTTCTTGGTTTGAAAAGTTAAATATTAAATCACCCGCTACTACTATTACTACACCTTATTCATACGAAAAAGTTGAAGTAGTAGGAGAAGGAAATTACGGATTAGCTGCCTAA
- a CDS encoding type I restriction-modification system subunit M: MFQQTFKNIDDILHKDAGCGSELDYVEQTSWVLFLKYLDDLEKDKETAALLSGKTYTNIIDSEYQWNVWAAPKDNEGKLDHHKALTGDDLADFVNIQLFPYLKKFKASADSADTIEYKVGEIFSELKNRIQSGYNLREVINHIDQLRFRTHAEKHEMSHLYESKIQNMGNAGRNGGEYYTPRPLISTIVKVVAPEIGNTIYDGAVGSAGFLCEAFEFLKHSKNLTTKDTETLQKKTFYGKEKKSLAYIIGTMNMIFHGIEAPNILHTNTLAENIADIQEKDRYDIVLANPPFGGKERAEVQQNFPIKTGETASLFMQHFVKILKAGGKAGVVIKNTFLSNTDNASISLRKLLLENCNLHTVLDLPGGTFTGAGVKTVVLFFDKGSSTKKVWFYQLNLDRNLGKTNALNEKDLADFVALQKTKAETENSWSVDIKDIDPTTFDLSAKNPNKKEEVALRKPEAILEEMKTLDQESNTILNSILELL; the protein is encoded by the coding sequence ATGTTTCAACAAACCTTCAAGAATATAGACGACATCCTGCACAAAGATGCTGGTTGCGGAAGTGAATTAGATTATGTAGAGCAGACTTCTTGGGTATTGTTCTTGAAATACCTCGACGATTTAGAAAAGGACAAAGAAACAGCTGCACTTCTTTCAGGCAAAACTTATACGAATATCATTGATTCAGAATACCAATGGAATGTTTGGGCAGCACCAAAAGACAACGAAGGTAAATTAGACCATCACAAAGCTTTGACAGGAGATGATCTTGCCGATTTTGTCAACATTCAATTATTCCCCTATCTCAAAAAGTTCAAAGCATCTGCTGACAGTGCCGACACGATTGAATATAAAGTAGGCGAGATTTTCTCCGAACTAAAAAACAGAATCCAAAGCGGTTACAATCTACGAGAAGTAATCAACCATATTGACCAACTGCGTTTCCGTACACACGCCGAAAAGCACGAAATGAGCCATTTGTATGAATCCAAAATACAAAATATGGGGAATGCTGGTCGCAATGGTGGCGAATATTACACGCCTCGTCCTCTGATTTCTACCATTGTAAAGGTCGTGGCTCCAGAAATTGGCAATACCATTTATGACGGTGCAGTAGGTTCAGCAGGATTCTTGTGTGAAGCCTTTGAGTTTTTGAAACACAGCAAAAACCTAACGACTAAAGATACCGAAACCTTACAGAAAAAAACCTTTTACGGCAAAGAGAAAAAATCATTAGCCTATATTATTGGGACGATGAATATGATTTTTCACGGTATAGAAGCACCAAATATTTTACACACCAATACGCTTGCCGAAAACATTGCTGACATACAAGAAAAAGACCGCTACGATATTGTACTGGCAAATCCTCCTTTTGGCGGAAAAGAACGTGCCGAAGTGCAACAAAACTTTCCTATAAAAACAGGAGAAACTGCTTCCTTATTTATGCAGCATTTCGTGAAGATTTTGAAAGCAGGCGGTAAAGCGGGTGTCGTTATAAAAAATACTTTTTTGAGTAATACCGACAATGCCTCTATAAGTTTAAGAAAGTTACTGTTAGAAAACTGCAACCTGCATACGGTATTAGATTTGCCGGGAGGAACCTTTACAGGAGCGGGTGTAAAAACCGTAGTCTTGTTTTTTGACAAAGGGTCTTCTACCAAAAAGGTTTGGTTTTACCAACTGAACTTGGATAGAAACTTGGGTAAGACCAATGCGCTGAACGAAAAAGATTTAGCTGACTTTGTAGCCTTACAAAAAACTAAAGCCGAAACTGAAAACTCTTGGTCTGTTGATATAAAAGACATTGACCCAACCACTTTTGATTTGAGTGCCAAAAACCCAAATAAAAAAGAAGAAGTTGCCTTGCGTAAGCCCGAAGCAATTTTGGAAGAAATGAAAACGCTTGACCAAGAAAGCAATACGATACTCAACTCAATTCTGGAATTACTATGA
- a CDS encoding VapE domain-containing protein, which yields MVTVFKNFNEVVEHKTISTILEEIKTGKYKHSIVYLRKSLLEKKEEAYNKAKKSLPAFTPSGKFVGGRKLEFLADYSNCIILDIDKLSKTDLQNASHLANQSEFTFASFISPSGNGLKILVKINSDKANHKEAFLLVQAHYENILKLEIDKSGKDVTRLCFYSFDENLYLNENASVFITSIPVEIPEIVIPSIDKGTQPEPVQDQYAIYNHCIKFTEKKVQFENGSRNVFVHQLACNLNRKGVSLQEALGYILTDFGYDEKEVTQAVNSAYGNIHEFGKNEKFEAPKKPTQKPQKTTTILDDEDDEDKPKPTQIDRLELFLSNKYVFRHNIVSGKLEFQYFGKKKWNVMNDFIENSMLRECLKGRIKTNLSSLRNLLYSDFCVLFNPFEDYFFNLPTYDEKTDYITELANTITTTKQELWQQCFKKWLVAMVGCVLDDKVINHTVIVFSGKQGLGKTTWVEKLVPKPLKEYLFSGTINPNNKDTLVQLSECMLINLDELENLNRSEIGSLKEIITKTQIRMRKAYGHNNETMPRRASFAGSVNTAQFLNDSTGSRRFLCFELEGIKYQHDVDINLAFSQALFLFKSGFRHWFDQEEIKSITENNEQYQLRSPEEELLLTWFEPCEVENAQSFLNASQIASKLVDRTKININDNTINKLGKALKKHNFIRLKKNGLFVYAVKENSYEEVDYSNKEIQE from the coding sequence ATGGTAACAGTCTTTAAAAACTTCAACGAGGTTGTAGAACACAAAACAATTTCAACAATTTTAGAAGAAATCAAAACAGGAAAGTACAAACATTCAATTGTTTACTTGAGAAAATCATTACTTGAGAAAAAGGAAGAGGCTTACAACAAAGCCAAAAAATCACTTCCAGCATTCACACCTTCGGGTAAGTTTGTTGGAGGTCGAAAATTGGAATTCCTAGCGGATTATTCAAATTGTATTATTCTAGACATCGACAAATTAAGTAAAACCGATTTGCAAAATGCTTCGCATTTGGCCAATCAAAGTGAGTTCACTTTTGCCAGTTTCATAAGTCCATCTGGAAACGGATTGAAAATTCTAGTCAAAATCAATTCAGATAAAGCCAATCACAAAGAAGCGTTTCTATTGGTACAAGCACATTATGAGAATATTTTAAAATTGGAAATAGACAAATCAGGGAAAGATGTAACAAGATTATGTTTCTATTCTTTTGATGAAAATCTATATCTAAATGAGAACGCTTCCGTTTTTATTACATCAATTCCAGTCGAAATTCCCGAGATTGTCATTCCAAGCATAGACAAAGGAACTCAACCAGAACCAGTCCAAGACCAATATGCAATATACAACCACTGCATAAAATTCACTGAAAAAAAAGTGCAATTCGAGAATGGTAGTCGCAACGTATTCGTCCATCAATTAGCGTGTAACCTAAACCGTAAAGGCGTATCGCTTCAAGAAGCTCTAGGATATATTTTAACCGATTTTGGATATGATGAAAAAGAAGTAACTCAAGCAGTAAATAGTGCCTATGGAAATATTCACGAGTTCGGTAAAAATGAGAAATTTGAAGCTCCTAAAAAACCAACTCAAAAACCCCAAAAAACAACAACTATTTTAGATGATGAAGACGACGAAGACAAACCAAAACCAACACAAATTGACCGTTTAGAGTTGTTTTTATCAAACAAATATGTATTTCGGCACAATATCGTTTCTGGTAAATTAGAGTTCCAATATTTCGGTAAAAAGAAGTGGAATGTAATGAATGATTTTATAGAAAACTCTATGCTTAGAGAGTGTTTAAAAGGTCGAATTAAAACCAATCTTTCATCATTACGAAACTTGCTTTATTCTGATTTTTGTGTGCTGTTCAATCCATTTGAAGATTACTTTTTCAACTTACCAACTTATGATGAAAAGACCGATTACATTACCGAATTAGCCAACACCATAACAACCACAAAACAAGAACTTTGGCAGCAATGTTTCAAAAAATGGTTAGTAGCAATGGTAGGTTGTGTTCTCGATGATAAAGTAATCAATCACACTGTAATTGTATTTAGTGGTAAACAAGGTTTAGGTAAAACGACTTGGGTAGAGAAACTCGTTCCCAAACCTTTGAAAGAATATCTATTTTCTGGAACCATAAACCCTAATAATAAAGATACATTGGTGCAGCTTTCAGAATGTATGTTAATCAACTTAGACGAACTAGAAAATCTAAACCGTTCCGAAATTGGATCACTCAAAGAAATCATCACAAAAACCCAAATAAGAATGAGAAAAGCCTACGGACACAATAACGAAACAATGCCCAGAAGGGCATCGTTTGCAGGAAGTGTCAACACAGCCCAATTTTTGAATGACAGTACAGGAAGTAGACGATTTCTTTGTTTTGAGTTAGAAGGCATCAAATACCAGCACGATGTCGATATTAATCTAGCTTTTTCACAAGCTTTGTTTCTTTTCAAAAGTGGTTTTAGACATTGGTTCGACCAGGAAGAAATAAAATCAATCACCGAGAATAACGAACAATATCAACTACGAAGCCCAGAGGAAGAATTGCTTTTAACGTGGTTTGAACCCTGCGAGGTAGAAAATGCTCAATCGTTTTTAAATGCTTCTCAAATAGCCTCAAAATTAGTAGATAGAACAAAAATCAACATTAATGATAACACAATTAACAAACTTGGAAAAGCACTCAAAAAACACAATTTTATAAGACTTAAAAAAAACGGATTATTTGTTTATGCAGTTAAAGAAAACAGCTATGAAGAAGTAGATTATAGTAATAAAGAAATTCAAGAATAA
- a CDS encoding restriction endonuclease subunit S, whose protein sequence is MKQDWEIKRLGEVCIVIAGQSPEGKYYNSEAKGLPFYQGKKEFGDKFIGEPKVWTSKITKEAKESDILMSVRAPVGPINYSTQNICIGRGLAAIRATKLIDKEYLFNFLLKHENEIVGNTGAVFNSINKAQIEAIKIPLPPLEEQQQIVSILDETFQAIDQAKANAEQNLQNSKELFESSLQNIFSNGDKGWEEKKLKDIGKAQTGTTPKTAEKDNYGNFIPFIKPADVDFKSDGSIRYDNVGLTEKGLKSTRLMPKNSILMVCIGATIGKVGFVDRDVTSNQQINSFTVSKDFYPKFFYYALRSKNFYDSVIKSSAQATLPIINKGKWETLSLKFPKSLTEQQAIAKKLDILQVETKKLEAIYIKKIADLEELKKSILHKAFARELKLK, encoded by the coding sequence ATGAAACAAGATTGGGAAATAAAAAGACTTGGAGAAGTTTGTATTGTAATTGCAGGACAATCACCTGAAGGAAAATATTATAATTCTGAAGCAAAAGGTTTACCTTTTTATCAAGGTAAAAAAGAGTTTGGAGACAAGTTCATAGGAGAGCCAAAAGTTTGGACAAGTAAAATTACTAAAGAAGCGAAAGAGTCAGACATATTAATGTCTGTTAGGGCTCCAGTTGGCCCAATAAATTATTCTACACAGAATATATGTATTGGACGAGGACTAGCCGCTATTAGAGCTACTAAATTGATTGATAAAGAATATTTGTTTAATTTTTTATTGAAACACGAAAATGAAATTGTGGGTAATACTGGAGCGGTTTTTAACTCTATTAATAAAGCCCAGATCGAAGCAATTAAAATTCCACTTCCGCCACTCGAAGAACAACAACAAATCGTTTCAATTTTAGATGAAACATTCCAAGCCATAGATCAAGCAAAAGCTAACGCAGAGCAAAACCTGCAAAACTCAAAAGAATTGTTTGAAAGTAGTTTGCAAAACATTTTTAGTAATGGAGATAAAGGTTGGGAAGAAAAAAAGCTAAAAGATATTGGTAAAGCACAAACAGGAACAACTCCAAAAACTGCTGAAAAAGATAATTATGGAAATTTCATACCTTTTATAAAACCCGCTGATGTAGATTTCAAAAGTGATGGCAGTATCAGATATGATAATGTAGGTCTAACCGAGAAAGGTCTAAAATCAACAAGATTAATGCCTAAAAATTCTATTCTAATGGTTTGCATAGGCGCAACTATTGGAAAAGTTGGTTTTGTTGATAGAGATGTTACAAGTAATCAGCAGATAAATTCTTTTACAGTTAGTAAAGATTTTTATCCAAAATTTTTTTATTATGCATTAAGGTCAAAAAACTTTTATGATAGTGTGATTAAAAGCTCTGCTCAAGCTACTTTGCCAATTATTAACAAAGGTAAATGGGAAACGTTGAGCCTTAAATTTCCAAAGTCATTAACAGAACAACAAGCCATAGCAAAGAAGCTTGATATATTACAAGTTGAAACTAAAAAATTAGAGGCTATTTACATTAAGAAAATTGCTGATTTAGAAGAGCTAAAAAAGAGTATCTTGCACAAAGCATTTGCTAGAGAATTAAAGTTAAAATAG